A genome region from Streptomyces sp. NBC_01296 includes the following:
- the rpmE gene encoding 50S ribosomal protein L31: MKRDVHPEYVETQVSCTCGASFTTRSTLTEGTIRAEVCSECHPFYTGKQKILDTGGRVARFEARFGKAAGSK; encoded by the coding sequence TTGAAGCGCGATGTTCACCCCGAGTACGTCGAGACCCAGGTCAGCTGCACCTGTGGCGCGTCGTTCACCACCCGCAGCACCCTGACCGAGGGCACCATCCGTGCCGAGGTCTGCTCCGAGTGCCACCCGTTCTACACGGGCAAGCAGAAGATCCTCGACACCGGTGGCCGCGTCGCCCGCTTCGAGGCCCGCTTCGGCAAGGCTGCCGGCTCGAAGTAG
- the prfA gene encoding peptide chain release factor 1 codes for MFEAVEELVGEHADLEKKLADPSVHSDQANARKLNKRYAELTPIVATFRAWKQSAEDIETAKEFAVDDPDFAAEVKELSAQREELTEKLRLLLVPRDPSDDKDVLLEIKAGAGGDESALFAGDLLRMYLRYAERVGWKTEIIDSTESELGGYKDVQVSVRTKGGNGATEPGQGVWARMKYEGGVHRVQRVPATESQGRIHTSAAGVLVTPEAEEVEVEVNMNDLRIDVYRSSGPGGQSVNTTDSAVRITHLPTGVVASCQNEKSQLQNKEQAMRILRSRLLAAAQEAAEQEASDVRRSQVRSVDRSEKIRTYNFPENRISDHRTGFKAYNLDQVLDGDLDSMIQACVDADSAAKLASAH; via the coding sequence ATGTTCGAGGCGGTCGAGGAACTGGTCGGCGAGCACGCCGACCTTGAGAAGAAGCTCGCCGACCCTTCGGTCCACTCGGATCAGGCCAACGCGCGCAAGCTCAACAAGCGCTATGCGGAGCTGACCCCGATCGTCGCGACCTTCCGTGCCTGGAAGCAGTCCGCCGAGGACATCGAGACGGCGAAGGAGTTCGCGGTCGACGACCCGGACTTCGCGGCCGAGGTGAAGGAACTGAGCGCGCAGCGCGAGGAGCTCACCGAGAAGCTCCGCCTGCTGCTCGTCCCGCGCGACCCCAGCGACGACAAGGACGTGCTCCTGGAGATCAAGGCGGGCGCGGGCGGCGACGAGTCCGCCCTGTTCGCCGGCGACCTGCTGCGCATGTACCTGCGCTACGCGGAGCGCGTGGGCTGGAAGACCGAGATCATCGACTCCACCGAGTCCGAGCTCGGCGGCTACAAGGACGTCCAGGTCTCCGTCCGCACCAAGGGCGGCAACGGTGCCACCGAGCCCGGCCAGGGCGTCTGGGCCCGTATGAAGTACGAGGGCGGCGTGCACCGCGTCCAGCGTGTTCCGGCCACCGAGTCCCAGGGCCGCATCCACACCTCCGCCGCCGGCGTGCTCGTCACCCCGGAGGCCGAGGAGGTCGAGGTCGAGGTCAACATGAACGACCTCCGCATCGACGTGTACCGCTCGTCGGGCCCCGGCGGCCAGTCCGTCAACACCACCGACTCGGCCGTGCGCATCACGCACCTCCCCACCGGTGTGGTCGCCTCCTGCCAGAACGAGAAGAGCCAGCTCCAGAACAAGGAGCAGGCGATGCGCATCCTGCGGTCGCGCCTGCTGGCCGCCGCCCAGGAGGCCGCCGAGCAGGAGGCCTCCGACGTGCGCCGCAGCCAGGTGCGCTCGGTGGACCGCTCCGAGAAGATCCGGACGTACAACTTCCCGGAAAACCGGATCTCGGACCACCGGACCGGATTCAAGGCGTACAACTTGGACCAGGTGCTCGACGGCGACCTCGATTCGATGATCCAGGCCTGCGTCGACGCGGACTCGGCCGCCAAGCTGGCGTCCGCGCACTGA
- the glyA gene encoding serine hydroxymethyltransferase: MSVITPPTDLLRQQDPQMADVLAGEAQRQATTLQLSAAENFTSPAVLAALGSALANKYAEGYPGHRYHGGCEYADLAEGLAVERARALFGVEHANVQPHSGSAAVLASYAALLRPGDTVLAMGLAYGGHLTHGSPANFSGRWFDFVGYGVDAESGLIDYRQVQDLARTHRPKAIVCGSISYSRHPEYSVFREIADEVGAYLIADAAHPIGLVAGGAAPSPVPYADIVCATTHKVLRGPRGGMVLCGAEFAERIDRAVFPFTQGGAQMHTIAAKAVAFAEAAAPAFTTYAHRVVANARVLADALAANGFAVTTGGTDTHLITADPAPLGIDGPTARGRLAAAGIVLDTCALPYGDQRGIRLGTAAVTTQGMREPEMARIAALFAAALRGEGANTRAEVAELTRGFPPYGE, translated from the coding sequence ATGAGCGTCATCACCCCGCCCACGGACCTGCTGCGGCAGCAGGATCCGCAGATGGCCGATGTGCTCGCGGGGGAGGCGCAGCGCCAGGCCACCACCCTGCAGCTGAGCGCCGCCGAGAACTTCACCTCGCCCGCCGTGCTCGCAGCGCTCGGCTCGGCGCTCGCCAACAAGTACGCCGAGGGCTATCCCGGCCATCGGTACCACGGCGGCTGCGAGTACGCCGACCTCGCCGAAGGGCTGGCCGTCGAGCGGGCCCGCGCGCTGTTCGGGGTCGAGCACGCCAACGTGCAGCCGCATTCCGGTTCCGCCGCCGTGCTGGCCTCGTACGCCGCGCTGCTGCGGCCCGGGGACACGGTGCTGGCGATGGGGCTCGCGTACGGCGGACACCTCACCCACGGTTCGCCGGCCAACTTCTCCGGGCGCTGGTTCGACTTCGTCGGGTACGGCGTCGACGCCGAGAGCGGCCTCATCGACTACCGGCAGGTGCAGGACCTGGCGCGGACGCACCGGCCCAAGGCGATCGTCTGCGGGTCGATCTCCTACTCGCGCCACCCGGAGTACTCGGTGTTCCGGGAGATCGCCGACGAGGTCGGGGCGTACCTCATCGCGGACGCCGCCCATCCGATCGGGCTCGTCGCCGGCGGGGCCGCGCCCAGCCCCGTCCCGTACGCCGACATCGTCTGCGCGACGACCCACAAGGTGCTGCGCGGCCCGCGCGGCGGGATGGTCCTGTGCGGCGCCGAGTTCGCCGAGCGGATCGACCGGGCGGTGTTCCCCTTCACACAGGGCGGCGCCCAGATGCACACCATCGCTGCCAAGGCGGTGGCCTTCGCCGAGGCCGCGGCGCCCGCGTTCACCACGTACGCCCATCGTGTGGTGGCCAATGCCCGGGTGCTGGCCGATGCGCTGGCGGCCAACGGCTTCGCGGTGACGACGGGCGGCACCGACACCCACCTGATCACCGCCGACCCGGCCCCGCTCGGCATCGACGGCCCGACCGCCCGAGGCCGGCTCGCCGCCGCCGGGATCGTGCTGGACACCTGCGCCCTCCCGTACGGGGACCAGCGCGGGATCCGGCTCGGTACGGCGGCCGTCACGACCCAGGGCATGCGGGAGCCCGAGATGGCGCGGATCGCCGCGCTGTTTGCCGCGGCACTGCGCGGGGAAGGCGCGAACACCCGCGCGGAAGTGGCCGAGCTGACGCGCGGATTTCCCCCGTACGGGGAGTAA
- a CDS encoding arsenate reductase/protein-tyrosine-phosphatase family protein, protein MSPQGRGIASGHTSGADHGWGDSHPAAAGGDTFRILHVSTGNVCRSPITERLTRHALAHRLGGIPASDLIVESAGTWGHEGAPMEANAAAVLADFGADASGFTGRELLDEHVIRADLVLTATRDHRAQVISMGHSAGLRTFTLKEFTRLVRAIDPATLPPLDDGVAERARALVRAAAALRGWLLAPSPDADEVYDPYGAPITFFRSIGDEINQALDPVVTALTGVTARR, encoded by the coding sequence GTGAGCCCTCAGGGGCGTGGCATAGCAAGCGGGCACACCTCCGGCGCCGACCACGGCTGGGGGGACTCCCACCCGGCAGCGGCCGGAGGGGACACCTTCCGCATCCTCCACGTCAGCACCGGCAACGTGTGCCGCTCGCCCATCACCGAGCGGCTGACCCGGCATGCGCTGGCGCACCGGCTGGGGGGCATCCCGGCGAGCGACCTGATCGTGGAGAGCGCGGGGACCTGGGGCCACGAGGGTGCCCCGATGGAGGCGAACGCGGCGGCCGTGCTCGCGGATTTCGGTGCGGACGCCTCCGGTTTCACCGGGCGGGAGCTGCTGGACGAGCACGTCATACGCGCCGACCTGGTGCTGACCGCCACGCGCGACCACCGTGCGCAGGTCATCTCGATGGGGCACTCGGCAGGGCTGCGCACGTTCACGCTGAAGGAGTTCACCCGGCTGGTGCGGGCCATAGATCCGGCCACGCTGCCGCCGCTGGACGACGGCGTCGCCGAGCGGGCCCGTGCCCTGGTGCGGGCTGCGGCCGCGCTGCGGGGGTGGCTGCTGGCGCCTTCGCCCGACGCGGACGAGGTGTACGACCCGTACGGGGCGCCGATCACCTTCTTCCGCTCGATCGGCGACGAGATCAACCAGGCGCTGGACCCGGTGGTCACGGCCCTGACAGGCGTCACGGCCCGGCGCTGA
- the rho gene encoding transcription termination factor Rho, which yields MSDTTDLMGAADTNVDTSAPAAGAAATTAGRRRRSGTGLEGMVLAELQQVASGLGIRGTARMRKSQLIEVIKEAQAGSGAPKAAAPAADAAEAKPKRRATSKARTGEAAAEAPAEKPAAQAQIEIPGQPASDDAPAGERRRRRATAPSGSPETAAPAAVQVEAKTETTTATAPAEAKAEAATAVSAPAQEGEGRGRRDRRDRGDRAERGERQRDRRDRGAKADEPGQGAQGQGQGQGQGQAGQGQGGGQGGGRQDRQQQGGRQDRQQQGRQDRQAPQGNGPEDDFDGEDGRRGRRGRYRDRRGRRGRDEFAPSEPQVADDDVLIPVAGILDILDNYAFIRTSGYLPGPNDVYVSLAQVRKAGLRKGDHTTGAVRQPKDGERREKFNALVRLDSVNGMAPESGRGRPEFQKLTPLYPQDRLRLETDPGVLTTRIIDLVSPIGKGQRGLIVAPPKTGKTMIMQAIANAITVNNPECHLMVVLVDERPEEVTDMQRSVKGEVISSTFDRPAEDHTTVAELAIERAKRLVELGHDVVVLLDSITRLGRAYNLAAPASGRILSGGVDSTALYPPKRFFGAARNIEDGGSLTILATALVDTGSRMDEVIFEEFKGTGNMELKLDRKLADKRIFPAVDVDPSGTRKEEILLNSEELAIVWKLRRVLHALDSQQAIELLLDKMKQTKSNAEFLMQIAKTTPSGKNDD from the coding sequence GTGAGCGACACCACCGATCTGATGGGCGCTGCCGACACCAATGTCGACACCAGTGCCCCCGCCGCGGGCGCCGCGGCGACCACTGCCGGACGTCGGCGCCGCTCCGGCACCGGCCTCGAGGGCATGGTCCTGGCCGAGCTGCAGCAGGTCGCGTCGGGCCTTGGTATCAGGGGCACTGCGCGGATGCGCAAGAGCCAGCTGATCGAGGTCATCAAGGAGGCGCAGGCGGGCAGTGGTGCCCCCAAGGCCGCGGCTCCCGCCGCCGACGCCGCCGAGGCCAAGCCGAAGCGCCGCGCCACCAGCAAGGCCCGTACGGGTGAGGCCGCCGCCGAGGCGCCCGCCGAGAAGCCTGCCGCGCAGGCGCAGATCGAGATCCCGGGCCAGCCGGCCTCCGACGACGCCCCGGCCGGCGAGCGCCGCCGGCGTCGGGCCACGGCCCCCTCCGGCAGCCCGGAGACCGCGGCCCCCGCCGCCGTGCAGGTCGAGGCGAAGACCGAGACCACCACCGCGACCGCGCCGGCCGAGGCCAAGGCCGAGGCCGCGACCGCCGTCTCCGCGCCCGCCCAGGAGGGCGAGGGCCGCGGCCGGCGCGACCGCCGCGACCGCGGGGACCGTGCCGAGCGCGGCGAGCGCCAGCGCGACCGCCGTGACCGCGGTGCCAAGGCCGACGAGCCGGGCCAGGGCGCCCAGGGTCAGGGCCAGGGCCAGGGCCAGGGTCAGGCCGGCCAGGGTCAGGGCGGCGGCCAGGGCGGCGGCCGTCAGGACCGCCAGCAGCAGGGCGGCCGTCAGGACCGTCAGCAGCAGGGCCGTCAGGACCGTCAGGCCCCCCAGGGCAACGGCCCCGAGGACGACTTCGACGGCGAGGACGGCCGTCGCGGCCGTCGCGGCCGCTACCGCGACCGCCGTGGCCGTCGTGGCCGCGACGAGTTCGCGCCGAGCGAGCCGCAGGTCGCCGACGACGACGTCCTGATCCCCGTCGCGGGCATCCTGGACATCCTCGACAACTACGCGTTCATCCGGACCTCGGGCTACCTGCCCGGCCCCAACGACGTGTACGTCTCCCTCGCCCAGGTCCGCAAGGCGGGTCTGCGCAAGGGCGACCACACCACCGGTGCCGTGCGCCAGCCCAAGGACGGCGAGCGCCGCGAGAAGTTCAACGCCCTCGTGCGGCTGGACTCGGTGAACGGCATGGCGCCCGAATCCGGCCGCGGCCGACCGGAGTTCCAGAAGCTGACCCCGCTGTACCCCCAGGACCGCCTCCGTCTGGAGACCGACCCGGGTGTGCTGACGACCCGCATCATCGACCTCGTGTCGCCGATCGGCAAGGGCCAGCGAGGCCTGATCGTGGCCCCGCCGAAGACCGGCAAGACCATGATCATGCAGGCGATCGCCAACGCGATCACGGTCAACAACCCCGAGTGCCACCTGATGGTCGTCCTGGTCGACGAGCGTCCGGAAGAGGTCACCGACATGCAGCGGTCGGTCAAGGGCGAGGTCATCTCCTCGACCTTCGACCGCCCGGCCGAGGACCACACCACCGTCGCCGAGCTGGCCATCGAGCGCGCCAAGCGCCTCGTCGAGCTGGGTCACGACGTGGTCGTCCTGCTGGACTCCATCACCCGTCTGGGCCGCGCGTACAACCTCGCGGCGCCCGCCTCCGGCCGCATCCTGTCCGGTGGTGTCGACTCGACCGCGCTGTACCCGCCGAAGCGCTTCTTCGGTGCCGCGCGCAACATCGAGGACGGCGGCTCGCTGACCATCCTGGCCACCGCGCTGGTCGACACCGGCTCGCGCATGGACGAGGTGATCTTCGAGGAGTTCAAGGGCACCGGCAACATGGAGCTCAAGCTCGACCGGAAGCTCGCCGACAAGCGCATCTTCCCGGCCGTCGACGTCGACCCGTCGGGCACCCGCAAGGAGGAGATCCTCCTCAACAGCGAGGAGCTCGCCATCGTCTGGAAGCTGCGCCGCGTGCTGCACGCGCTCGACTCGCAGCAGGCCATCGAGCTCCTGCTCGACAAGATGAAGCAGACGAAGTCGAACGCCGAGTTCCTGATGCAGATCGCCAAGACGACCCCGTCGGGCAAGAACGACGACTGA
- the thrC gene encoding threonine synthase, with translation MSSNRTHQWRGIIEEYRDRLPVTDTTPVVTLREGGTPLVPAQVLSERTGCEVHLKVEGANPTGSFKDRGMTMAISKAKEDGAKAVICASTGNTSASAAAYAVRAGMVSAVLVPRGKIALGKMGQALIHGAKILQVDGNFDDCLDLARALSDNYPVALVNSVNPVRIEGQKTAAFEIVDALGDAPDIHVLPVGNAGNITAYWKGFKEYKADGLASRTPRVWGFQASGSAPIVRGEVVKEPHTIATAIRIGNPASWDYALAARDESGGFIDEVTDRQILAAYRLLAAQEGVFVEPASAASVAGLLKAAELGLVDPGQKIVCTVTGNGLKDPDWAVAGAPQPVTIPVDAEAAAVRLGLV, from the coding sequence ATGAGCAGCAATCGCACCCACCAGTGGCGCGGCATCATCGAGGAGTACCGGGACCGCCTGCCGGTGACGGACACGACTCCCGTGGTCACGCTCCGCGAGGGCGGTACTCCCCTCGTCCCCGCGCAGGTGCTCTCCGAGCGCACCGGTTGCGAGGTGCACCTGAAGGTCGAGGGCGCGAACCCGACGGGGTCCTTCAAGGACCGCGGCATGACCATGGCGATCAGCAAGGCCAAGGAGGACGGCGCCAAGGCCGTCATCTGCGCCTCCACGGGCAACACCTCGGCCTCCGCCGCCGCGTACGCGGTGCGCGCCGGGATGGTCTCGGCCGTCCTCGTGCCCCGCGGCAAGATCGCGCTGGGCAAGATGGGTCAGGCCCTGATCCACGGCGCCAAGATCCTGCAGGTGGACGGCAACTTCGACGACTGCCTGGACCTGGCCCGCGCGCTGTCCGACAACTACCCGGTCGCGCTGGTCAATTCCGTCAATCCGGTGCGCATCGAGGGCCAGAAGACCGCCGCGTTCGAGATCGTCGACGCGCTCGGCGACGCCCCCGACATCCACGTGCTGCCCGTCGGCAACGCCGGCAACATCACCGCGTACTGGAAGGGCTTCAAGGAGTACAAGGCCGACGGCCTGGCCTCCCGTACGCCCCGCGTGTGGGGTTTCCAGGCCTCCGGTTCCGCACCCATCGTGCGCGGCGAGGTCGTCAAGGAGCCGCACACCATCGCGACCGCGATCCGCATCGGCAACCCGGCCTCGTGGGACTACGCGCTCGCCGCGCGCGACGAGTCGGGCGGCTTCATCGACGAGGTGACGGACCGCCAGATCCTGGCTGCATACCGCCTGTTGGCCGCGCAGGAGGGCGTCTTCGTCGAGCCCGCCTCGGCCGCGTCCGTCGCCGGCCTGCTCAAGGCCGCCGAGCTGGGCCTGGTCGACCCCGGCCAGAAGATCGTATGCACCGTCACCGGAAACGGACTCAAGGACCCCGACTGGGCGGTCGCCGGCGCTCCGCAGCCGGTCACCATCCCGGTCGACGCGGAGGCCGCGGCCGTCCGCCTCGGCCTGGTCTGA
- a CDS encoding L-threonylcarbamoyladenylate synthase, whose protein sequence is MARRYDCNDATDRKTGLREAASAVRRGELVVLPTDTLYGIGADAFSAEAVGDLLAAKGRGRNMPTPVLIGSPNTLHGLVTDFSEQAWELVDAFWPGALTLVAKHQPSLAWDLGETRGTVAVRMPLHPVAIELLTEVGPMAVSSANLSGHPAPEDCDAAREMLGDSVSVYLDGGPTPGIQPSSIVDVTGKVPVLLREGALTAEQLREVVPDLEVAP, encoded by the coding sequence ATGGCCCGGCGATACGACTGCAACGACGCGACGGACCGCAAGACGGGTCTGCGTGAAGCCGCATCCGCCGTGCGCCGCGGCGAGCTTGTCGTGCTGCCCACCGACACCCTCTACGGGATCGGCGCGGACGCCTTCAGCGCAGAGGCCGTCGGTGACCTGCTCGCCGCCAAGGGGCGCGGCCGCAACATGCCGACCCCGGTGCTCATCGGCTCCCCGAACACCCTGCACGGCCTCGTCACGGACTTCTCCGAGCAGGCCTGGGAGCTCGTCGACGCCTTCTGGCCGGGCGCGCTGACACTGGTCGCCAAGCACCAGCCCTCGCTCGCCTGGGACCTGGGGGAGACCCGCGGCACCGTGGCCGTCCGCATGCCGCTGCACCCCGTCGCCATCGAGCTGCTCACCGAGGTCGGCCCCATGGCCGTGTCCTCGGCGAACCTGTCCGGGCACCCGGCGCCGGAGGACTGCGACGCGGCGCGCGAGATGCTGGGCGACTCCGTGTCCGTGTACCTGGACGGCGGTCCGACGCCCGGGATCCAGCCCTCGTCGATCGTCGACGTCACCGGGAAGGTTCCCGTCCTGCTGCGCGAGGGGGCACTGACCGCCGAGCAGCTGCGGGAGGTCGTACCCGACCTCGAGGTGGCCCCGTGA
- the thrB gene encoding homoserine kinase, producing MAGPAFRAAAVRVRVPASSANLGPGFDALGLALGLYDDVVVRVADSGLNIDIAGEGADTLPRDESHLLVRSMRTAFDLLGGQPRGLEVVCANRIPHGRGLGSSSAAICAGIVAARAVTIGGEAKLDDAALLELATEIEGHPDNVAACLLGGFTLAWMDGGSAKAIRMEPADSIVPVVFVPSKPVLTETARGLLPRNVPHVDAAVNAGRAALLVEALTRRPELLLPATEDRLHQEYRSPAMPESVALVNRLRADGIPAVISGAGPTVLALVDNGAADKVAQLAGEGWAANRLALDAAGASVLPLGTQGG from the coding sequence ATGGCCGGTCCAGCGTTCCGCGCCGCCGCCGTACGGGTGCGCGTCCCCGCCAGCAGTGCCAACCTCGGCCCGGGTTTCGACGCCCTCGGCCTGGCCCTGGGGCTCTACGACGACGTGGTCGTCCGGGTGGCCGACTCCGGCCTGAACATCGACATCGCGGGCGAGGGCGCCGACACCCTCCCGCGGGACGAGAGCCACCTGCTCGTACGCTCCATGCGCACCGCCTTCGACCTGCTGGGCGGGCAGCCGCGCGGCCTCGAGGTCGTCTGCGCCAACCGCATCCCGCACGGCCGCGGCCTCGGGTCCTCCTCGGCCGCCATCTGCGCCGGCATCGTCGCCGCCCGCGCCGTGACCATAGGCGGAGAGGCCAAGCTCGACGACGCGGCCCTGCTCGAACTGGCCACGGAGATCGAGGGCCACCCCGACAACGTCGCCGCCTGTCTCCTCGGCGGCTTCACCCTCGCCTGGATGGACGGCGGCAGCGCCAAGGCGATCCGTATGGAGCCCGCCGATTCCATCGTTCCGGTGGTCTTCGTCCCCTCCAAGCCGGTCCTGACGGAGACTGCACGCGGCCTGCTGCCGCGCAACGTCCCGCACGTGGACGCGGCCGTCAACGCAGGTCGCGCAGCCCTGCTCGTCGAAGCCCTGACCAGGCGTCCCGAGTTGCTGCTGCCGGCCACAGAAGACCGGCTCCACCAGGAGTACCGGTCCCCGGCGATGCCCGAGAGCGTGGCACTCGTCAACCGGCTGCGGGCGGACGGCATCCCCGCGGTCATCTCCGGCGCGGGCCCCACGGTCCTCGCGCTGGTCGACAACGGTGCGGCCGACAAGGTCGCGCAGCTCGCGGGCGAGGGATGGGCGGCGAACCGGCTCGCCCTCGACGCCGCGGGCGCGAGCGTACTTCCGCTGGGCACCCAGGGCGGCTAG
- a CDS encoding LCP family protein, with amino-acid sequence MSEDSRGSGRRAAGRRRRKPSKGRKALVIAAWSAAGVVLVGGAGLGWFYFHLNGNLKTVDIDQALGKDRPQNVDNGSMDILVLGSDSRGGANSEYGQDDGGSARSDTAMIVHLYDGHKKATVVSIPRDTMVNRPPCTLSNGKTERGSSRSQFNEAFTIGGAACAVKTVEKMSGIRMDHYIEVDFTGFKKIIDNLGGVQLTTTKPIKDYGSHLDLPAGPNKLNGEQALGLVRTRKTVGDGSDLGRIQLQQAFMKALIKQVKGIGVFDNPKRLLDLADTGTKALTTDKSLGDVKSLMGFAQSLQGIDAQDMKMITLPVGPDARDPDRVAPLTKESKMVWDALLAEQPVPAEATANSMGDKGTAGSIVQQP; translated from the coding sequence ATGAGCGAGGACAGCAGGGGCAGCGGCCGGCGTGCCGCGGGCCGGCGCCGACGGAAACCCTCGAAGGGGCGCAAGGCCCTCGTCATCGCCGCGTGGAGCGCCGCCGGCGTGGTCCTCGTGGGCGGGGCGGGTCTCGGCTGGTTCTACTTCCACCTGAACGGGAACCTGAAGACGGTCGACATCGACCAGGCGCTCGGCAAGGACCGCCCGCAGAACGTCGACAACGGCTCGATGGACATCCTCGTCCTCGGCTCCGACTCCCGCGGCGGCGCGAATTCCGAGTACGGCCAGGACGACGGCGGCTCGGCCCGCTCCGACACGGCGATGATCGTCCACCTGTACGACGGCCACAAGAAGGCCACCGTCGTCTCGATCCCGCGCGACACCATGGTCAACCGGCCGCCGTGCACGCTGAGCAACGGCAAGACCGAGCGCGGCAGCTCGCGCTCGCAGTTCAACGAGGCGTTCACCATCGGCGGGGCCGCCTGCGCGGTCAAGACCGTCGAGAAGATGTCGGGGATCCGCATGGACCACTACATCGAGGTCGACTTCACGGGCTTCAAGAAGATCATCGACAACCTCGGCGGCGTCCAGCTCACCACCACCAAGCCCATCAAGGACTACGGGAGCCACCTCGACCTCCCGGCCGGCCCCAACAAGCTGAACGGCGAGCAGGCCCTGGGCCTCGTACGGACCCGCAAGACCGTCGGCGACGGCAGCGACCTGGGCCGAATACAGCTGCAGCAGGCGTTCATGAAGGCCCTGATCAAGCAGGTCAAGGGCATCGGCGTCTTCGACAACCCCAAGCGGCTGCTCGACCTCGCCGACACCGGCACCAAGGCGCTCACCACCGACAAGTCCCTCGGCGACGTGAAGTCCCTGATGGGCTTCGCCCAGAGCCTCCAGGGCATCGACGCCCAGGACATGAAGATGATCACCCTGCCCGTGGGTCCGGACGCCCGCGACCCCGACCGGGTCGCCCCGCTGACCAAGGAGTCCAAGATGGTCTGGGACGCCCTGCTGGCCGAGCAGCCGGTCCCCGCCGAGGCCACCGCGAACTCGATGGGTGACAAGGGAACGGCCGGCTCGATCGTCCAGCAGCCGTAA
- the prmC gene encoding peptide chain release factor N(5)-glutamine methyltransferase — MNLLLAEVAQATQRLAAAGVPSPRFDAEELAAFVHGVKRGELHHVKDADFDARYWEAVARREAREPLQHITGRAFFRYLELQVGPGVFVPRPETESVVDWAIHAVRAMDVVEPLIVDLCTGSGAIALAMAQEVPRSRVHAVELSEDALRWTRKNAEGSRVTVHQGDALSALPELDGQVDLVISNPPYIPLTEWEYVAPEARDHDPEMALFSGEDGLDTIRGIERTAHRLLRPGGIVVIEHADTQGGQVPWIFAEERGWADAADHPDLNNRPRFATARKALP, encoded by the coding sequence GTGAACTTGCTGCTTGCCGAGGTGGCCCAGGCCACCCAGCGGCTGGCCGCCGCCGGCGTGCCCTCACCGCGCTTCGACGCGGAGGAGCTCGCGGCCTTCGTGCACGGCGTCAAGCGGGGGGAACTGCACCACGTCAAGGACGCGGACTTCGACGCCCGCTACTGGGAGGCCGTCGCCCGCCGCGAGGCGCGCGAGCCGCTCCAGCACATCACCGGCCGCGCCTTCTTCCGGTACCTGGAGCTCCAGGTCGGGCCCGGGGTCTTCGTGCCCCGGCCCGAGACCGAGTCGGTCGTGGACTGGGCCATACACGCCGTCCGGGCGATGGACGTCGTCGAGCCGCTGATCGTGGACCTGTGCACCGGGTCCGGCGCCATCGCGCTGGCCATGGCGCAGGAGGTGCCGCGCTCGCGCGTGCACGCGGTCGAGCTGTCCGAGGACGCCCTGCGGTGGACCCGCAAGAACGCCGAGGGCTCCCGGGTCACCGTCCACCAGGGCGACGCCCTGAGCGCGCTGCCCGAGCTGGACGGCCAGGTCGACCTGGTGATCTCGAACCCGCCGTACATCCCGCTCACGGAGTGGGAGTACGTGGCCCCCGAGGCCCGCGACCACGATCCGGAGATGGCCCTCTTCTCCGGCGAGGACGGCCTCGACACCATCCGCGGCATCGAGCGCACCGCGCACCGGCTGCTGAGGCCCGGCGGCATCGTCGTCATCGAGCACGCCGACACCCAGGGCGGCCAGGTCCCGTGGATCTTCGCGGAGGAGCGCGGCTGGGCCGACGCCGCCGACCATCCCGACCTGAACAACCGCCCGCGCTTCGCCACCGCCCGCAAGGCCCTGCCGTGA